One Setaria viridis chromosome 7, Setaria_viridis_v4.0, whole genome shotgun sequence genomic region harbors:
- the LOC117862828 gene encoding psbP domain-containing protein 2, chloroplastic yields MSHVCPRSGPPLALAGRHRRRPHGARAVAPKCEAHPSHPPLPTRRAVSAATLLLAALPFPASSAQLEAEATAEGQGESGVPDGLELERYTDQEQGFTLLKPASWPKVEKAGATALFQQEGKGSNNIGVVVNPVRLNSLTEFGTPQFVADRLLQAEKKKESTKSAEVISAGERSGHGGLTVYEIEYALDSTRGGMKRIFSAAFVASRKLYLLNIAYSDAQEKPLDSQTRIVLEQVVHSFDSV; encoded by the exons ATGTCCCACGTCTGTCCCCGCTCCGGCCCGCCGCTAGCGCTCGCCggtcgtcaccgccgccgcccgcatgGGGCCCGAGCCGTCGCGCCCAAATGTGAGGCCCACCCCTCCCATCCTCCGCTCCCGACCCGGAGGGCCGTATCCGCTGCCacgctgctcctcgccgcccttcccttccccgcctcgtcggcgcaactcgaggcggaggcgacggcggaaGGACAAGGAGAAAGTGGAGTTCCAGATGGGCTAGAACTGGAACGCTATACCGACCAGGAGCAGGGCTTCACCCTCCTCAAGCCGGCCTCCTGGCCCAAG GTGGAGAAGGCGGGCGCGACGGCTCTGTTCCAGCAGGAGGGGAAAGGGAGTAACAATATTGGGGTTGTCGTCAACCCTGTCCGCCTCAATTCGCTGACGGAGTTTGGGACGCCGCAGTTTGTCGCCGACAGGCTTCTTCAGGCAGAGAAGAAGAAG GAAAGCACCAAGTCTGCCGAGGTGATTTCAGCTGGAGAGAGATCAGGTCATGGTGGCCTGACAGTGTATGAAATTGAATACGCACTGGATAGCACCAGGGGAGGGATGAAGCGGATCTTCTCAGCTGCATTTGTTGCTTCAAGGAAGCTCTATCTGCTCAATATTGCCTATTCAGACGCCCAGGAGAAGCCCTTGGACAGCCAGACTAGAATTGTTCTGGAACAAGTTGTCCATTCTTTTGATTCTGTATAG
- the LOC117862543 gene encoding amino-acid permease BAT1 homolog, giving the protein MAGESGEGVVVDSGEKRLNELGYKQELRREMTLFKTLAISFSTMTLFTGITPLYGSSLQYAGPASLVWGWVVVSFFTWFVGVAMAEICSSFPTTGSLYFWAAHLAGPVWGPLASWCCAWLEAIGLIAGIGTQAYAGSQVLQSIILLCTGTNTGGGYLTPRWLFLVMYIGLTLIWAVLNTFALEVIAVLDVISMWWQVIGGTVIVVMLPLVAKTTQPASYVFTHFQTTPEVTGISSGSYAVVLSFLVSQYSLYGYDAAAHLTEETKGADKNGPIAILSSIGIISVFGWAYILALTFSIQDFSYLYDPNNETAGAFVPAQILYDAFHGRYHNSAGAIVLLFVIWGSFFFGGLSITTSAARVVYALSRDRGIPFSSVWRRIHPRRKVPANAVWLCAAVCALLGLPILRINVVFTAITSVATIGWVGGYAVPIFARMVMREEDFRPGPFYLGAASRPVCLVAFLWICYTCAVFLLPTSYPIRMDTFNYAPIALGVCLGLIMLWWALDARKWFKGPVRNIDEHNNGKV; this is encoded by the exons ATGGCCGGGGAGAgtggggagggggtggtggtggactcCGGCGAGAAGCGCCTCAACGAGCTCGGGTACAAGCAGGAGCTCCGGAGGGAGATG ACGCTGTTCAAGACGCTGGCCATCTCCTTCTCGACGATGACGCTCTTCACGGGGATCACGCCGCTGTACGGGAGCAGCCTGCAGTACGCGGGGCCGGCCTCCCTCGTCTGGGGCTGGGTCGTCGTCTCCTTCTTCACCTGGTTCGTCGGCGTCGCCATGGCCGAGATCTGCTCCTCCTTCCCG ACCACTGGCTCTCTGTATTTTTGGGCTGCTCATTTGGCTGGTCCAGTCTGGGGTCCTTTGGCGTCTTGGTGCTGCGCTTGGCTGGAGGCCATCGGCCTCATTGCAGGAATTGGCACACAG GCATATGCAGGATCCCAAGTGTTGCAGAGCATCATTCTACTCTGCACTGGCACCAACACCGGCGGTGGCTATTTGACCCCACGCTGGCTATTCCTGGTCATGTACATCGGGCTAACCCTGATCTGGGCCGTGCTCAACACTTTCGCGCTCGAAGTCATCGCCGTCCTCGACGTGATCTCCATGTGGTGGCAG GTGATCGGTGGCACCGTCATCGTGGTGATGCTCCCACTGGTGGCCAAGACCACGCAGCCGGCGTCGTACGTGTTTACCCATTTCCAGACGACACCGGAGGTGACCGGGATCAGCAGTGGCTCCTACGCCGTCGTCCTGTCCTTCCTGGTGAGCCAGTACTCCCTGTACGGGTATGACGCGGCGGCGCACCTGACGGAGGAGACCAAGGGTGCGGACAAGAACGGGCCCATCGCCATCCTCTCCAGCATCGGCATCATCTCCGTGTTCGGGTGGGCGTACATCCTCGCGCTCACCTTCAGCATCCAG GACTTCAGCTACCTGTACGACCCGAACAACGAGACGGCGGGCGCGTTCGTGCCGGCGCAGATACTGTACGACGCGTTCCACGGGCGGTACCATAACTCGGCGGGCGCCATCGTGCTGCTCTTCGTCATCTGGGGCTCCTTCTTCTTCGGCGGGCTCTCCATCACGACGAGCGCCGCCCGCGTGGTGTACGCGCTGTCCCGGGACAGGGGCATCCCCTTCTCCTCGGTGTGGCGCCGCATCCACCCGCGGCGCAAGGTTCCGGCGAACGCGGTGTGGCTGTGCGCGGCGGTGTGCGCGCTGCTGGGCCTGCCGATCCTGCGCATCAACGTGGTGTTCACGGCCATCACCTCCGTGGCCACCATCGGGTGGGTGGGCGGGTACGCGGTGCCCATCTTCGCGCGCATGGTGATGCGGGAGGAGGACTTCCGGCCGGGGCCATTCTACCTGGGCGCCGCCAGCAGGCCCGTCTGCCTCGTGGCGTTCCTGTGGATCTGCTACACCTGCGCCGTGTTCCTGCTCCCGACGTCGTACCCGATCAGGATGGACACCTTCAACTACGCGCCCATCGCGCTGGGAGTCTGCCTCGGCCTCATCATGCTCTGGTGGGCGCTCGACGCCAGGAAGTGGTTCAAGGGCCCCGTCAGGAACATCGACGAGCACAACAACGGCAAGGTCTGA